One window of Psychrobacillus sp. FSL H8-0483 genomic DNA carries:
- a CDS encoding MoxR family ATPase codes for MTEQSQIHAIIANIEKVMIGKKNIAELAVIALLSEGHVLLEDVPGVGKTMMVRALAKSIGADFKRIQFTPDLLPSDVLGVSIYNPKEMEFEFRPGPILGNIVLADEINRTSPKTQSALLEGMEEASVTIDGVTMPIPKPFFVMATQNPIEHEGTYPLPEAQLDRFLLKLKMGYPHPSEEIEILNRLEHATPIETLEPVLSLEELIHLQKQVKLVKVDYTMKGYIVDLANRTRQDTYIYLGVSPRASIALMRASQAFAMLQGRDFVTPDDIQYLTPFVFGHRVILRPEARYDGISTEEVLSRIVKRTPVPIKRKISQ; via the coding sequence ATGACAGAACAAAGTCAAATTCACGCAATTATAGCGAATATAGAAAAAGTAATGATAGGTAAGAAAAATATAGCGGAGCTTGCGGTAATTGCTCTCTTATCAGAGGGACATGTACTTTTAGAGGATGTTCCGGGAGTAGGGAAAACGATGATGGTTCGAGCTCTCGCAAAATCAATAGGTGCCGATTTTAAAAGAATTCAATTTACGCCAGATTTATTGCCATCCGATGTATTGGGGGTTTCCATTTACAATCCGAAAGAAATGGAATTTGAATTTAGACCTGGTCCGATTTTAGGAAATATTGTCCTTGCAGATGAGATTAATCGTACTTCTCCAAAAACGCAATCCGCTCTGTTAGAAGGAATGGAAGAAGCGTCCGTTACGATTGATGGAGTGACTATGCCAATTCCAAAGCCGTTTTTCGTTATGGCTACGCAAAATCCAATTGAGCATGAAGGAACGTATCCTTTGCCAGAAGCTCAGCTGGACCGTTTTTTATTGAAACTAAAAATGGGATATCCACATCCAAGTGAAGAAATAGAAATACTAAATAGATTAGAGCACGCTACTCCTATTGAGACTTTGGAGCCTGTCCTTTCTTTGGAGGAATTAATACACCTACAGAAGCAAGTGAAGCTGGTAAAAGTAGATTACACGATGAAAGGGTATATTGTAGATCTTGCAAATCGAACGAGACAAGATACTTATATATACTTAGGTGTTAGTCCTCGAGCTTCCATAGCATTAATGCGAGCTTCCCAAGCTTTTGCCATGCTACAAGGAAGGGACTTCGTTACACCAGATGATATTCAGTACTTAACTCCATTTGTTTTTGGGCATCGTGTCATCCTTCGACCAGAAGCAAGATATGATGGCATTTCAACAGAGGAAGTATTATCTCGAATCGTGAAGCGAACACCTGTCCCGATTAAGAGGAAAATAAGTCAATGA